One Drechmeria coniospora strain ARSEF 6962 chromosome 01, whole genome shotgun sequence genomic region harbors:
- a CDS encoding DNA repair helicase RAD25 encodes MPPKRKALAPPKGGSKAGRSSRVSTPGAATPRSLDSSDELEVDDAPVDEVLERDIDKNIDQFSLDRYQKKHVIREPLPHIFGNNDFSYLDLKKDHPNRPLWIDPQKGRIILESFNPLAEQAQDFLITIAEPLSRPTFMHEYALTTHSLYAAVSVGLSPGDIINTLERFLKTPLPDEIRDFINSCTQSYGKVKLVLKNTKYYVESPDPNMLQMLLKNPKIGPLRVQGTEEITTSAAPKLGGLVIPGTKNAAGVKQATDLQASSAEQGSNGAPAPDGEELLINVNEEDDDEDQDVTHSFEIADKDVETVQKECLNLGYPVLEEYDFRRDEANASLEIDLKPGTQIRPYQEKSLSKMFGNGRAKSGLIVLPCGAGKTLVGITAACTIKKGVIVLCTSSMSVVQWRQEFLKWSNINPDDIVAFTSDSKGSVFTGSTGIIVTTYSMVTQSRARSYDADKMMKFLTGREWGLMLLDEVHVVPANIFRKVTSSIKTHSKLGLTATLLREDDKISDLNFLIGPKLFEANWMELSKQGHIARVQCAEVWCPMPTEFYDEYLRAPSRKKNLLYIMNPRKFQACQYLINYHESRGDKIIVFSDNVYALKAYALKLGKAFIYGNTGQAERLQVLENFQHNPQVNTLFLSKIGDTSLDLPEATCLIQISSHYGSRRQEAQRLGRILRAKRRNDEGFNAFFYSLVSKDTQEMYFSSKRQAFLVDQGYAFKVITQLANIEKTPGLAFASATERRELLQKVLVENETMEDEDIDDLFHSGTMGRKKKKKGTVRRTAGTLGELSGGQDMAYIEQNKRVNQGLKKNKNGKDSSAFFKKISRENARRAAAN; translated from the coding sequence ATGCCTCCGAAAAGAAAGGCCTTGGCCCCTCCCAAAGGAGGATCAAAGGCAGGGAGGTCCTCGCGCGTGTCGACACCGGGAGCGGCGACACCTCGAAGCCTCGATAGtagcgacgagctcgaggtcgatgacGCCCCCGTTGACGAAGTGCTCGAGCGGGACATCGACAAGAATATAGACCAATTCTCGCTTGATAGATACCAGAAAAAGCATGTCATTCGGGAACCGCTGCCGCACATCTTCGGGAACAATGACTTTTCGTACCTCGATCTCAAAAAGGACCACCCCAACCGGCCGCTGTGGATCGATCCGCAAAAGGGGAGGATCATTCTGGAGAGCTTCAACCCGCTGGCGGAACAGGCGCAGGATTTCCTCATCACCATTGCCGAACCCCTTTCGCGGCCGACGTTTATGCACGAGTACGCCCTCACGACGCACAGCCTCTACGCGGCCGTTTCCGTCGGCCTCTCGCCCGGTGACATCATCAACACGCTCGAGCGCTTCCTCAAGACGCCGCTTCCCGACGAGATCAGAGACTTCATCAACAGCTGCACGCAGAGCTACGGCAAGGTGAAGCTGGTGCTGAAGAACACAAAGTACTACGTCGAGAGTCCGGATCCCAACATGCTGCAGATGCTGCTGAAGAACCCCAAGATTGGCCCGCTTCGCGTGCAGGGGACGGAGGAGAtcacgacgtcggcggcccccAAGCTGGGCGGACTCGTCATCCCAGGGACGAAGAATGCGGCGGGCGTCAAGCAGGCCACCGACTTGCAGGCGTCGAGTGCGGAACAGGGAAGCAACGGCGCCCCGGctcccgacggcgaggagctgctcATCAACGTcaacgaggaggatgacgacgaagatCAGGACGTGACTCACTCGTTCGAAATCGCAGACAAGGACGTCGAGACGGTGCAAAAGGAATGCCTCAACCTCGGGTATCCCGTCCTGGAGGAGTACGACTTCCGTAGGGACGAGGCCAACGCGAGCCTCGAAATCGACCTCAAACCCGGCACGCAGATCAGACCGTACCAGGAGAAGAGCCTGAGCAAGATGTTCGGCAACGGACGAGCCAAGAGCGGGCTGATCGTCCTGCCGTGCGGGGCCGGAAAGACACTGGTCGGCATCACAGCAGCCTGCACGATCAAGAAGGGCGTCATCGTGCTGTGCACCAGCTCCATGTCGGTGGTCCAGTGGAGGCAGGAGTTCCTCAAGTGGTCCAACATCAACCCGGACGACATCGTCGCCTTCACGTCGGACTCTAAGGGGTCCGTCTTCACCGGAAGCACGGGCATCATCGTCACGACGTACTCGATGGTGACGCAGTCAAGGGCTCGGTCGTACGACGCCGACAAGATGATGAAGTTTCTCACCGGCCGGGAATGGGGCCTCatgctgctcgacgaggttcACGTCGTGCCGGCCAACATCTTCCGCAAGGTCACGTCGTCGATCAAGACGCACTCGAAGCTCGGCCTCACGGCGACGCTGCTCCGAGAGGACGACAAGATTTCGGACCTGAACTTTCTGATCGGGCCGAAACTCTTCGAGGCGAACTGGATGGAGCTTTCGAAGCAGGGACACATCGCGAGGGTGCAGTGCGCCGAGGTCTGGTGCCCGATGCCGACCGAGTTTTACGACGAGTACCTGCGCGCGCCGTCGCGCAAAAAGAACCTGCTGTACATCATGAACCCGCGCAAGTTCCAGGCGTGCCAGTACCTGATCAACTACCACGAGTCGAGGGGCGACAAGATCATCGTCTTCTCGGACAACGTGTACGCGCTGAAGGCGTACGCGCTGAAGCTCGGCAAGGCCTTCATCTACGGCAACACGGGCCAGGCGGAGCGGCTGCAGGTGCTGGAGAACTTCCAGCACAACCCGCAGGTCAACACGCTGTTCCTGTCCAAGATTGGCGACACGTCGCTCGACCTGCCGGAGGCGACGTGCCTCATCCAAATATCGTCGCACTACGGTTCGCGGCGTCAGGAGGCGCAGCGGCTGGGGCGGATCCTGCGAGCCAAGCGGCGAAACGACGAGGGCTTCAACGCCTTCTTCTACTCGCTCGTGTCAAAGGACACGCAGGAGATGTATTTCTCCTCCAAGCGCCaggccttcctcgtcgaccaggGGTACGCGTTCAAGGTGATCACGCAGCTCGCCAACATCGAGAAGACGCCGGGCCTCGCGttcgcgtcggcgacggagaggcggGAGCTGCTGCAGAAGGTGCTGGTGGAGAACGAGAcgatggaggacgaggacatTGACGACCTGTTCCACAGCGGCACCATGGGacgcaagaagaagaagaagggcacGGTCCGGCGCACGGCCGGAACGCTGGGCGAGCTGAGCGGGGGCCAGGACATGGCCTACATCGAGCAGAACAAGCGGGTCAACCAAGGGCTGAAGAAGAACAAGAACGGCAAGGACAGCAGCGCATTCTTCAAGAAGATAAGCCGGGAGAAcgcgaggcgggcggcggcaaacTAG
- a CDS encoding zinc finger protein — translation MCKHILNAQVSIRSPCCRKWFDCAECHGEQESHPLLQSLEMTFACKKCKKCFRKDAQEFEDCDEYCPHCDNHFVIEAKTPKAALSIESEDVRVNNKMLKDDRTKQTKLRSIFDPDPDTDKLG, via the exons ATGTG CAAACACATCCTCAATGCCCAGGTTTCGATTCGATCCCCTTGTT GCCGCAAATGGTTCGACTGCGCCGAGTGCCATGGCGAACAAGAATCACATCCCCTCCTGCAGTCGCTTGAGATGACATTCGCTTGTAAAAAGTGCAAGAAGTGCTTCCGCAAGGACGCTCAGGAATTCGAAGACTGCGACGAGTACTGCCCGCACTGCGATAATCACTTTGTCATCGAGGCCAAGACGCCCAAGGCTGCGCTGTCTATCGAGAGCGAGGATGTGCGGGTGAACAACAAGATGCTCAAGGATGACAGGACGAAGCAGACAAAGCTGAGGAGCATATTCGACCCCGACCCGGATACGGACAAGCTGGGTTGA
- a CDS encoding putative 20S proteasome subunit chain PRE6: protein MASGYDRALSVFSPDGHVFQVEYAGEAVKRGTCAVGVKGKDIVVLGCEKRSAMKLQDTRITPSKIQVLDNHVALAFAGLNADARILVDKARLEAQSHRLSVEDPVTIDYITKYVAGVQQRYTQAGGVRPFGISTLVVGFDPGSKVPRLFQTEPSGIYSAWKANAIGRSSKTVREFLERNYKEEMDREATIRLAIKSLLEVVQTGAKNIEIALMAPGAAMEILPTDEIEGYVKEIEQEKQEEAAKKKTGRAAGSGSVVIPTRSQDDSAAE, encoded by the exons ATGGCCTCAGGATACGACCGAGCTCTGTCGG TCTTCAG CCCCGACGGCCATGTTTTCCAGGTCGAGTATGCAGGCGAGGCCGTCAAACGAG GAacctgcgccgtcggcgtcaagggcaaggacATTGTCGTGTTGGGATGCGAGAAGCGATCGGCGATGAAGCTGCAAGACACGAGAATTACGCCCTCCAAGATCCAGGTCCTCGATAACCAcgtcgccttggcctttgCGGGCCTCAACGCCGATGctcgcatcctcgtcgacaaggcccGGCTAGAAGCCCAGTCCCACCGACTGTCGGTCGAGGACCCCGTCACGATCGACTACATCACCAAgtacgtcgccggcgtccagCAACGGTATACCCAAGCGGGTGGCGTGCGACCCTTTGGCATCagcaccctcgtcgtcggcttcgaccCGGGCAGCAAGGTGCCCCGACTCTTTCAGACGGAGCCTTCCGGCATTTACTCTGCTTG GAAAGCAAACGCCATCGGTCGGTCAAGCAAGACGGTCCGCGAGTTCCTCGAGCGAAACTACAAGGAGGAAATGGACCGTGAGGCTACCATTCGACTGGCCATCAAGTCACTCTTGGAAGTCGTGCAAACCGGCGCGAAAAATATCGAGATTGCCCTGATGGCACCCGGTGCGGCGATGGAGATCCTACCCACCGATGAGATTGAGGGCTACGTCAAGGAGATTGAGCAGGAGaagcaggaggaggcggccaagaagaagaCGGGACGCGCGGCTGGCAGCGGAAGCGTTGTGATCCCGACTAGAAGTCAGGATGACTCTGCTGCTGAATGA